A single genomic interval of Chitinophaga sp. 180180018-3 harbors:
- a CDS encoding helix-hairpin-helix domain-containing protein, with the protein MAVTNFRKIAAGVLLLSGMSFQLSARQQTEQVPAAMENSLEREAAATDRVSEDDAQWQQLNALATHPIQLNKADEADLQSIGLLTPLQISSFLQYRALLGNLVSIYELQAVPGFEPEVIRRILPYVYVGDDLEPHYTLRDYMRKGEHTFLLRASRQLEKSRGYLRTDSTLPAYRGSPEKMFIRYRYSFPRHCSWGVTMEKDPGEALFKGAQRQGFDFYSAHLFVRNRHRLKALALGDYSVNLGQGLLNWQGQAYGKGAAVMQIKKEGDVLKPYTSPGEFYFFRGAAATLQYGRWEATVFVSYRRLDGSTDTLMEEITTASLNSSGYHRTLAESAKKGAISAVSTGGNVQFNNGRWRIGANIINHRFTPILQKKTAPYNQFDFNSGELTAASIDYAAGWKNVHFFGEMAMSANGKPAILQGLMTSVAPAADVALLYRYYDRAYQSMYAKGFGESYRTSNEQGIYSAISLKVSTRLKLDAYADVFSFPWLKYRANAPSAGKDFLVQATYIPGRQMAILLRYNQRQGAENTTLPGNPIRAPGDITSTHIRLQYTVKKGRQLEAKTRLEYSAYRDEDARQSGWMIYQEADYHFRRLPFSITGRLTSFRTSDYSSRIYATESSVLYENAVSQLYGNGWQYYLNVKWKVNRQLACWARFHQSVYPGQTKTGSGNDLIYGNKKTVIQFQIQYLLSHK; encoded by the coding sequence ATGGCAGTTACCAACTTCCGCAAAATAGCTGCAGGCGTGCTATTGCTATCCGGCATGAGTTTTCAGCTGAGTGCCCGGCAACAGACCGAGCAGGTTCCTGCTGCAATGGAGAACAGCCTGGAGCGCGAGGCCGCAGCAACAGACCGGGTATCAGAAGATGATGCGCAATGGCAGCAACTAAATGCCCTGGCTACACATCCAATACAGCTCAACAAGGCTGATGAAGCGGACTTACAGTCGATAGGTCTGTTGACGCCGTTGCAAATCAGCAGCTTTCTTCAATATCGCGCGTTGCTCGGAAACCTGGTGAGTATTTATGAATTGCAGGCAGTGCCGGGCTTTGAGCCGGAGGTAATCCGGCGCATCCTGCCTTATGTATATGTGGGCGACGACCTGGAGCCTCATTACACTTTGCGTGACTACATGCGTAAAGGAGAGCATACATTTTTACTGCGTGCCAGCCGGCAGCTGGAAAAATCCAGGGGATACCTGCGTACAGACAGTACCTTGCCGGCTTACCGGGGCAGTCCCGAAAAAATGTTTATCCGTTACCGTTATAGCTTTCCCCGGCACTGCAGCTGGGGTGTAACAATGGAGAAAGATCCCGGTGAAGCCCTGTTTAAAGGGGCACAGCGGCAGGGATTCGATTTTTACAGTGCTCACTTGTTTGTCAGGAATCGTCATCGGTTAAAAGCGCTGGCGTTGGGGGATTACAGCGTCAACCTCGGACAGGGGTTGCTGAACTGGCAGGGGCAGGCCTATGGCAAAGGGGCAGCCGTTATGCAGATAAAGAAAGAAGGAGATGTATTGAAGCCATATACTTCCCCTGGTGAGTTTTATTTTTTCAGAGGCGCGGCCGCCACGTTGCAGTATGGCCGCTGGGAGGCCACTGTATTTGTTTCCTATCGCCGGCTGGATGGCAGTACCGATACACTGATGGAAGAAATAACGACGGCCAGTCTGAACAGTAGCGGGTACCATCGTACATTGGCGGAAAGTGCCAAAAAAGGAGCGATCAGCGCTGTTAGTACAGGAGGCAATGTACAGTTTAATAACGGGAGATGGAGGATCGGCGCAAACATTATCAATCATCGCTTTACGCCCATATTGCAGAAGAAAACGGCCCCGTATAATCAGTTTGACTTTAACAGCGGAGAACTGACAGCAGCAAGTATCGATTATGCCGCCGGATGGAAAAATGTACACTTCTTCGGAGAGATGGCCATGAGTGCCAATGGAAAGCCCGCTATTTTGCAGGGACTGATGACAAGTGTAGCTCCGGCAGCAGATGTAGCTTTGTTGTATCGCTATTACGACCGGGCCTATCAGTCGATGTACGCTAAAGGATTTGGAGAAAGTTACCGTACTTCCAATGAACAGGGAATTTACAGCGCCATATCGCTGAAAGTCAGTACCCGCCTGAAGCTGGATGCATATGCAGATGTTTTTAGTTTTCCCTGGTTGAAGTATCGCGCCAATGCTCCCTCTGCCGGCAAGGATTTTCTCGTGCAGGCAACCTATATACCCGGTCGGCAGATGGCTATACTGTTGCGGTATAATCAACGGCAAGGGGCAGAGAATACTACGCTTCCCGGAAATCCAATCAGGGCTCCGGGCGATATTACGTCAACGCATATACGTTTACAATATACCGTCAAAAAAGGTCGTCAACTGGAAGCTAAAACACGTTTGGAATACAGCGCTTATCGGGATGAGGATGCCCGGCAATCGGGGTGGATGATCTATCAGGAAGCTGATTATCATTTCAGGCGCCTGCCTTTCAGTATTACCGGGCGACTCACCAGTTTCCGCACCAGCGACTATAGCAGCCGGATTTATGCTACCGAAAGTAGTGTACTGTATGAAAACGCAGTATCTCAGTTATACGGAAATGGGTGGCAATACTACCTGAATGTTAAATGGAAGGTAAACCGGCAGCTGGCCTGCTGGGCACGTTTTCATCAATCTGTCTATCCCGGGCAAACGAAAACCGGAAGTGGGAACGATCTTATTTACGGAAATAAAAAAACAGTTATTCAATTTCAAATACAATATCTCTTATCGCATAAATGA
- a CDS encoding deoxynucleoside kinase, whose protein sequence is MAKQNKIKHIAIAGNIGAGKTTLTEMLCRHYKWHAQYEDVEHNPYLNDFYEDMPRWSFNLQIYFLNGRLKQLLEIQNGKETVIQDRTIYEDAHIFAPNLYEMGLMTKRDFDNYFNFFETLQSMVKPPDLLIYLQASVPTLVAQIQKRGREYEENIRLDYLKRLNEYYNNWIEKYKEGPLLIIDIDKNKFPESDEDLGEIISKIDSQLYGLF, encoded by the coding sequence ATGGCAAAACAGAATAAGATCAAGCATATTGCTATCGCCGGGAATATTGGCGCAGGAAAGACCACGTTAACAGAAATGCTTTGCAGACATTACAAATGGCATGCACAGTATGAAGATGTGGAGCATAATCCCTACCTGAACGATTTTTATGAGGATATGCCACGCTGGTCATTTAACCTGCAGATATATTTCCTGAACGGCCGGTTGAAGCAATTGCTGGAGATCCAGAATGGTAAGGAAACAGTGATACAGGATCGCACTATTTATGAAGATGCGCACATCTTTGCGCCTAACTTGTATGAAATGGGGCTGATGACGAAGCGGGATTTTGATAATTATTTCAATTTTTTCGAAACGCTGCAAAGTATGGTGAAGCCACCGGATCTGCTGATATACCTGCAGGCTTCGGTGCCTACACTGGTGGCACAGATCCAGAAAAGAGGAAGGGAATATGAAGAAAATATCCGGCTCGATTATCTGAAGCGACTGAATGAATATTATAATAACTGGATTGAGAAGTATAAAGAAGGACCGTTATTGATCATCGACATTGATAAGAACAAATTTCCGGAGAGTGATGAAGATCTCGGGGAGATAATATCAAAGATAGATTCACAGTTATACGGACTGTTTTAA
- the trpS gene encoding tryptophan--tRNA ligase translates to MATEKEIVVSGIRPTGYLHLGNYFGAIRNYIRMQEDFNCYFFVADWHSLTTHPNPKDLKGNVMRVLAENIASGLDPEKVTLYVQSDVPEIAELYLLMNMLAYVGELEKVPTFKDKVRLQPQNVNAGLLTYPVLMSVDILIQRAIKVPVGKDQGQHLEMARNFAQRFNHRYETDLFPEPVAFNYGDNLLRIPSLDGNGKMSKSENEMATIYLADDDDKIRTKIKKAKTDSAAVSPGTPMPESVRNLVDLMKLVSAPDVVQFYEAAWDNQTIRFGDMKGQLGEDMVKFIAPIREKAKELQQDTSYMENVVKAGAEKARANAAQTLHQAKKLIGINYY, encoded by the coding sequence GAAATTGTGGTAAGTGGCATTCGCCCTACCGGTTATTTGCATTTAGGCAACTATTTTGGTGCGATCCGTAATTATATCCGGATGCAGGAAGACTTTAACTGCTACTTTTTTGTGGCAGACTGGCATTCGCTGACCACCCATCCCAATCCTAAAGATCTGAAGGGCAACGTAATGCGTGTGCTGGCAGAGAACATTGCTTCCGGGCTGGATCCTGAGAAGGTGACCCTGTATGTACAGAGTGATGTCCCCGAAATCGCAGAGCTATACCTCCTGATGAATATGCTGGCTTACGTTGGGGAGCTGGAAAAAGTACCCACTTTTAAAGATAAAGTGCGCCTGCAGCCCCAGAACGTGAATGCAGGATTGCTTACTTATCCTGTGCTGATGAGTGTGGATATCCTGATACAAAGGGCTATAAAAGTTCCGGTGGGTAAAGACCAGGGACAGCACCTGGAGATGGCCCGTAATTTTGCCCAGCGCTTCAATCACCGTTATGAAACTGATTTGTTCCCGGAGCCGGTGGCATTCAACTACGGAGATAACCTGCTGCGCATTCCCAGCCTGGATGGTAACGGCAAAATGAGCAAGAGTGAAAATGAGATGGCTACCATTTACCTGGCAGATGATGATGATAAGATCCGCACGAAGATCAAAAAGGCTAAAACCGATAGCGCCGCTGTTAGTCCGGGCACTCCGATGCCGGAATCAGTACGCAACCTGGTTGATCTGATGAAACTTGTGTCAGCTCCGGATGTGGTGCAATTTTATGAAGCAGCATGGGATAATCAGACGATCCGCTTTGGTGATATGAAAGGACAGCTGGGAGAAGATATGGTGAAGTTTATAGCGCCGATCCGCGAAAAAGCAAAAGAACTGCAGCAGGATACCAGTTACATGGAAAATGTAGTGAAGGCCGGTGCTGAAAAAGCAAGGGCAAATGCGGCACAAACTTTGCATCAGGCGAAAAAACTCATTGGTATAAATTATTATTGA